From one Humulus lupulus chromosome 8, drHumLupu1.1, whole genome shotgun sequence genomic stretch:
- the LOC133795904 gene encoding uncharacterized protein LOC133795904, with product MQRQGPAARVPVDPEIEKTCQQNRRNKRLERVVQRIEQEEVMANNGNNGGAVEDPANGQNPPDRSLRDYVLPKMTGVQSFIRPPAIDANNFEIKPAILQMVQSTVQFGGLPTEDPNMHLSNFMELCQTFKMNGVSDDAISLRLFPFSLRERAKSWLVSLPPNSINTWNDLALKFLSKFFPPAKAAKLRGEINNFYQLDNESLYEARERFKDLIRRCPHHGIERWMLVHKFYNGLCGTTRTHIDAAAGGAFMRKSANEEYDLLEEMAINNQQWPSERGNSKKVAGLHEIDAISKLTAQVEALTKQLQGSTMATPMMQAQTMCELCGGPHAYEKCQYTDVNNMPLEQAQAIGNFPRQNNNNPYSNFYNQGWRNLPNFSWKNDQQGQSLVQPSHQSFQQPHPRFYQPPMQQQ from the coding sequence ATGCAACGTCAAGGACCAGCTGCAAGagtgcctgttgatcctgagaTAGAGAAAACTTGCCAGCAGAACAGAAGAAACAAAAGGTTGGAAAGAGTTGTACAAAGGATTGAGCAAGAGGAAGTTATGGCCAACAATGGTAATAATGGGGGTGCCGTAGAAGACCCAGCTAATGGTCAGAATCCACCCGACCGTAGCCTGAGAGACTATGTTTTGCCAAAAATGACAGGGGTCCAGTCTTTTATAAGACCACCTGCCATAGAtgcaaacaattttgagataAAGCCAGCCATACTTCAGATGGTTCAATCCACAGTCCAGTTTGGGGGACTACCCACTGAAGACCCAAACATGCATCTCTCTAACTTCATGGAGCTCTGTCAGACATTTAAGATGAATGGAGTTAGTGATGATGCAATCAGTctcagattattcccattttctctaagggagAGAGCCAAGAGTTGGTTGGTATCTTTGCCACCTAACTCAATCAATACATGGAATGATCTTGCACTAAAGTTTCTCTCCAAGTTCTTCCCTCCAGCCAAGGCAGCTAAGCTAAGGGGGGAGATCAACAACTTCTACCAGCTGGATAATGAATCTCTATATGAGGCGCGGGAGAGATTTAAAGACTTGATAAGGAGGTGCCCGCATCATGGGATAGAGAGATGGATGTTAGTCCATAAATTTTATAATGGGTTGTGTGGTACCACTCGCACACACATTGATGCAGCAGCTGGTGGGGCATTTATGAGGAAGAGCGCCAATGAGGAGTATGATTTGTTAGAAGAAATGGCCATTAATAATCAACAGTGGCCAAGTGAAAGAGGTAACTCGAAGAAAGTGGCTGGTTTGCATGAGATCGATGCAATATCTAAGTTAACTGCTCAAGTTGAGGCTTTGACTAAACAGCTGCAAGGCAGTACAATGGCAACCCCCATGATGCAAGCTCAAACTATGTGTGAATTATGTGGGGGTCCTCATGCTTATGAAAAATGTCAGTACACGGATGTCAATAATATGCCATTGGAACAAGCTCAAGCCATTGGGAATTTTCCTCGTCAAAATAATAACAATCCTTATTCAAATTTCTATAACCAGGGTTGGAGGAATCTCCCCAATTTTTCTTGGAAGAATGACCAACAAGGCCAGTCTTTAGTTCAGCCGTCACATCAATCATTTCAGCAGCCACATCCTAGGTTTTACCAACCGCCCATGCAACAACAATAG
- the LOC133795905 gene encoding uncharacterized protein LOC133795905, which translates to MRQPDTQSDVLNQFMTETRSSIRNLENQIQKLATLMANRAQGNLPSTTEVNPKEECQAITLRSGKKYEEPSVEQSNEDKVQDQQAQGTVEKKQGENKVTEYLPTKEATPQVSIDHHIKIPYPQRLRKNNLDKQFSKFLEIFKKLHINIPFGEALEQMPRYIKFMKDILVKKRKLEEYETVALTEECSAIL; encoded by the coding sequence ATGAGACAGCCTGATACTCAGTCTGATGTTCTTAATCAATTCATGACTGAAACGCGGTCTTCTATTAGAAATTTGGAGAACCAGATTCAGAAATTGGCTACTCTTATGGCCAACCGTGCTCAAGGTAACCTTCCTAGCACCACTGAAGTCAATCCAAAAGAAGAGTGCCAGGCTATTACATTGAGAAGTGGGAAGAAATATGAAGAGCCAAGTGTGGAGCAGTCAAATGAAGACAAGGTTCAGGATCAACAAGCACAGGGCACAGTGGAAAAGAAGCAAGGTGAAAACAAGGTTACTGAATACCTCCCAACCAAAGAAGCTACTCCACAAGTGAGCATAGATCACCACATTAAGATTCCCTACCCACAAAGGCTCCGCAAGAACAACCTTGATAAGCAATTCTCAAAGTTCCTTGAAATATTCAAGAAACTACATATCAATATCCCATTTGGGGAGGCCTTGGAGCAAATGCCAAGGTATATTAAATTCATGAAGGATATTTTGGTCAAGAAAAGGAAGTTGGAGGAAtatgagacagtggcacttactgaggagtgcagtgcaATCTTGTag